In a single window of the Arachis hypogaea cultivar Tifrunner chromosome 6, arahy.Tifrunner.gnm2.J5K5, whole genome shotgun sequence genome:
- the LOC112696042 gene encoding probable galactinol--sucrose galactosyltransferase 2 gives MAVIVKISVNDGNLVVHGKPILRGVPDNIQLVPSSDNSLVTGAFVGATASNSKSLHVFPMGVLDGLRFMCCFRFKLWWMTQRMGKCGRDVPLETQFMLIESNGSEIDEDNSATIYIVMLPLLEGQFRAVLQGNDKNELEICLESGDKDVVTRQGLNLVYIHAGTNPFEVINQAVKAVENRMQTFSHREKKRLPSFVDWFGWCTWDAFYTDVTADGVEEGLKSLSEGGTPPRFIIIDDGWQQIESEPNEADDCVVQEGAQFATRLTGIKENAKFQKKNEQNNEQDLGLKHVVDEAKKNYNVKNVYVWHALAGYWGGVKPAAEGMEHYESALAYPVQSPGILGNQPDIVMDSLAVHGLGLVHPEKVFDFYNELHAYLASCGVDGVKVDVQNIIETLGAGHGGRVMLTRSYHHALEASIAHNFPDNGCIACMCHNTDGLYSSKQTAVVRASDDFYPHDPASHTVHVSSVAYNTLFLGEFMQPDWDMFHSLHPAAEYHAAARAIGGCPIYVSDKPGNHDFDLLKKLVLPDGSVLRAQLPGRPTLDCLFADPARDGTSLLKIWNLNKYSGVVGAFNCQGAGWCKVEKRIRIHDASPGTLSSSVGASDVDLIAQVAGPGWRGDVIAYAYRSGDIIRLSNGASVPVILNVLEYELFHFCPVEEITSSISFAAIGLLDMFNTGGAVDQVEIHKVSENNNMELYDGEASSEVTNDPSSNRSAAAAAAAATISLKVRGSGRFGVYSSQRPLKCTVGGTKTEFKYDLDTGLTTFSIPVPDEEMYKWSIQIQV, from the exons ATGGCGGTGATAGTTAAGATTAGTGTTAACGATGGCAACTTGGTTGTTCATGGAAAGCCCATACTGAGAGGGGTGCCAGACAATATTCAACTTGTCCCGAGTTCCGACAATAGCCTTGTCACTGGTGCATTTGTTGGTGCCACTGCTTCCAACAGTAAAAGTCTCCATGTCTTTCCCATGGGTGTTCTAGA CGGATTACGGTTCATGTGTTGTTTCCGGTTCAAGTTATGGTGGATGACCCAGAGGATGGGAAAATGTGGAAGGGATGTCCCCCTTGAGACACAATTTATGCTCATTGAGAGCAATGGCAGTGAGATTGACGAAGACAATTCTGCAACAATCTACATTGTTATGCTTCCTCTCCTTGAAGGCCAATTCCGTGCCGTCCTGCAAGGCAACGACAAGAACGAGCTGGAGATTTGTTTGGAGAGTG GAGACAAGGATGTTGTTACCAGGCAAGGCCTTAACCTTGTCTACATCCATGCTGGAACGAACCCCTTCGAAGTTATCAATCAGGCTGTGAA GGCCGTGGAAAACCGCATGCAAACTTTCTCTCATCGCGAGAAGAAAAGG TTGCCATCTTTTGTTGACTGGTTTGGCTGGTGTACATGGGATGCTTTCTATACTGATGTTACTGCCGACGGTGTTGAAGAAGGCCTGAAAAG TCTATCAGAAGGAGGTACACCGCCACGGTTCATCATCATAGATGACGGTTGGCAACAGATTGAAAGTGAACCAAACGAAGCTGATGATTGCGTCGTACAAGAAGGAGCACA GTTTGCTACTAGGTTGACTGGTATAAAAGAAAATGCCAAATTCCAAAAGAAGAATGAACAGAACAATGAACAAGACTTAGGCCTGAAGCATGTTGTAGATGAAGCAAAGAAAAATTACAACGTGAA AAATGTTTATGTATGGCATGCTCTAGCTGGTTATTGGGGTGGAGTGAAGCCAGCAGCAGAAGGGATGGAGCACTATGAATCTGCATTGGCCTATCCAGTACAGTCTCCCGGCATACTCGGGAACCAACCCGACATCGTCATGGACAGCCTAGCTGTCCATGGCCTTGGTCTAGTGCACCCAGAGAAGGTCTTCGATTTCTACAATGAGCTCCATGCTTACTTGGCTTCATGTGGAGTAGATGGAGTAAAGGTTGATGTTCAGAACATCATTGAGACCCTTGGTGCTGGACACGGCGGCAGAGTCATGCTCACACGCAGCTATCATCATGCACTCGAGGCTTCAATTGCTCATAACTTTCCTGATAATGGATGCATCGCTTGTATGTGTCACAACACTGATGGCCTCTATAGTTCTAAGCAGACTGCTGTTGTGAGAGCATCGGATGATTTTTACCCGCATGATCCGGCCTCTCATACCGTCCATGTTTCATCTGTAGCATACAACACACTTTTCCTTGGAGAATTCATGCAGCCAGACTGGGACATGTTTCAT AGTTTACATCCAGCAGCCGAGTATCACGCCGCAGCTCGCGCAATCGGTGGATGTCCAATCTATGTTAG TGACAAGCCAGGCAACCACGACTTTGATCTTCTTAAGAAGCTGGTTCTCCCTGATGGTTCAGTTCTCCGTGCTCAGTTACCCGGAAGGCCCACTCTCGATTGCCTCTTCGCCGATCCTGCAAGAGATGGGACGAG CTTACTCAAAATATGGAACTTGAACAAATACTCTGGAGTAGTGGGTGCATTTAACTGCCAAGGTGCTGGATGGTGTAAGGTAGAGAAGAGGATCCGCATCCATGATGCATCTCCTGGCACTCTCTCCAGCTCCGTTGGTGCCTCTGATGTCGATCTCATAGCTCAAGTCGCCGGTCCTGGTTGGCGTGGCGATGTTATTGCCTATGCTTACAGATCAG GTGACATAATTCGGCTATCAAATGGTGCTTCAGTTCCGGTGATATTAAATGTTCTGGAGTATGAGCTGTTCCATTTCTGTCCTGTGGAG GAAATTACCTCGAGTATCTCGTTTGCAGCAATAGGACTTCTGGACATGTTCAACACTGGAGGAGCTGTGGACCAAGTTGAAATCCATAAAGTTTCTGAGAACAACAACATGGAACTATATGATGGTGAGGCTTCATCTGAAGTGACCAATGATCCGAGTTCTAACCgatcagcagcagcagcagcagcagcagcaactatTTCTCTGAAAGTGAGGGGAAGTGGGAGATTTGGTGTATACTCCTCCCAACGTCCATTAAAGTGCACCGTCGGCGGAACCAAAACCGAGTTCAAGTATGACTTGGATACTGGGTTGACAACATTTTCTATCCCAGTTCCTGATGAGGAGATGTATAAATGGTCAATACAGATCCAAGTTTGA
- the LOC112696043 gene encoding calcium-dependent protein kinase 32: MGNCCGTPSTLHDGEKANKGKKKKEKQNPFAVDYGNGNDVVRGSKLVVLKDPTGREISQRYELGGELGRGEFGVTYLCTDKETRVDYACKSISKKKLRTAIDIEDVRREVEIMRHLPKHPNIVSLKDTFEDDSAVHLVMELCEGGELFDRIVARGHYTERAAAAVTKTIVEVVQMCHKHGVMHRDLKPENFLFANKKETAALKAIDFGLSVFFKPGERFNEIVGSPYYMAPEVLKRNYGPEVDIWSAGVILYILLCGVPPFWAETEQGVAQAIIRSVVDFKREPWPKVSDNAKDLVKKMLDPDPKRRLTAQEVLDHPWLQNAKKAPNVSLGETVKARLMQFSVMNKLKKRALRVIAEHLSVEEAAGIKEGFQLMDTSNRGKINIDELRVGLQKLGHQVPESDLQILMEAGDVDKDGYLDYGEFVAISVHLRKMGNDEHLRKAFQFFDQNQNGYIEMEELRSALHDEVDANSEDVISAIMHDVDTDKDGRISYEEFATMMKAGTDWRKASRQYSRERFTSLSLKLMKDGSLSLNNEGHR, encoded by the exons ATGGGTAACTGCTGCGGGACGCCGTCGACTCTCCACGATGGAGAAAAGGCCAacaaagggaagaagaagaaggagaagcagAACCCCTTCGCAGTTGATTACGGGAACGGAAACGACGTCGTTCGTGGCTCGAAGCTCGTCGTTTTGAAGGACCCAACGGGTCGCGAGATCTCGCAGCGTTACGAGCTAGGTGGCGAGCTGGGTCGTGGTGAGTTCGGAGTCACGTACCTTTGTACGGACAAGGAGACTCGCGTGGACTACGCGTGCAAATCGATCTCGAAGAAGAAGCTGAGAACCGCCATAGACATCGAGGATGTTAGGAGAGAGGTTGAAATCATGAGGCACCTTCCCAAGCACCCTAACATCGTTTCTTTGAAGGATACTTTCGAAGATGATAGTGCGGTGCATCTTGTTATGGAGCTCTGTGAGGGTGGTGAGTTGTTTGACCGTATCGTTGCCAGGGGGCATTACACGGAGAGAGCCGCTGCGGCTGTTACCAAAACCATCGTTGAAGTTGTTCAG ATGTGCCACAAACATGGTGTGATGCACCGGGATCTCAAACCTGAGAACTTTCTGTTTGCAAATAAGAAGGAAACAGCAGCTCTCAAGGCTATTGATTTTGGATTGTCGGTCTTCTTTAAACCAG GGGAAAGATTTAATGAGATTGTTGGAAGTCCATATTACATGGCTCCTGAGGTACTAAAGAGAAATTATGGCCCAGAAGTAGATATTTGGAGTGCTGGAGTAATTCTATACATCTTACTTTGTGGTGTCCCGCCATTTTGGGCAG AAACTGAACAAGGAGTTGCACAGGCAATTATACGATCTGTGGTTGATTTTAAAAGGGAACCATGGCCAAAAGTTTCTGATAATGCGAAAGACCTTGTGAAGAAGATGCTTGATCCTGACCCTAAGCGTCGCCTTACTGCACAAGAAGTGTTAG ATCATCCATGGTTGCAAAATGCAAAGAAGGCCCCTAATGTTTCATTAGGAGAAACTGTCAAAGCAAGGCTCATGCAATTTTCTGTAATGAACAAGCTTAAGAAGAGAGCTTTGAGG GTGATTGCAGAGCATTTGTCTGTAGAAGAAGCGGCTGGAATAAAAGAGGGATTCCAGCTCATGGATACAAGCAATAGAGGCAAAATTAACATCGATGAACTACGAGTAGGGTTGCAAAAACTAGGCCATCAAGTTCCAGAGTCAGATCTCCAAATTCTTATGGAAGCT GGTGATGTAGATAAGGATGGGTACCTAGATTATGGAGAGTTTGTAGCCATTTCTGTTCATCTGAGAAAGATGGGAAATGATGAGCACCTTCGCAAAGCCTTCCAGTTTTTTGATCAGAACCAAAACGGATATATTGAAATGGAGGAGCTGCGTAGCGCCTTGCATGATGAGGTCGACGCAAACAGCGAAGATGTCATAAGTGCAATTATGCATGATGTGGACACAGATAAG GATGGAAGAATAAGTTATGAGGAATTCGCCACGATGATGAAGGCCGGCACAGATTGGAGAAAAGCATCAAGACAGTATTCGCGAGAGAGATTCACAAGTCTCAGTCTCAAATTGATGAAGGATGGCTCATTGTCGTTAAACAATGAGGGTCATAGATGA